A genome region from Anopheles stephensi strain Indian chromosome 2, UCI_ANSTEP_V1.0, whole genome shotgun sequence includes the following:
- the LOC118507982 gene encoding collagen alpha-1(XVII) chain has product MPFGRKSPLEALAMPGAIIAYKYSQFRQRRREAANRRVTERELSALHTKIEKLLSKLEESELEPPTSQEDECVICINARATMQTSPCGHRVVCRRCFVKTIQSAVAQRLLPLRCVICRARINRLTSGSTSWRLQGSASTYSMGSKSWSVPGSASSYSVDARVTQSASLYSMSSGSSCVSGISNMSSCSGTSGTSGMSSTSSASGVTDGSLHGHSHRHGSGGCTASCSTSGCLGAVPRNPAYQHYHKKGQYYMKSRIPEMPNRLPPIIEFKSPTRHRTPSPANPGARFKYYTQPGKPSNPVESIPLMTVEKIPGKSGPSKLGLNAKIAPVASKSPINKTNMATGKPVTTSLITAVNSSTPKARVLSASSSSSAGPSGLSGGGGGGGGGGSSRAGGCGGDGGGAGMGCSSSHSLVSKQDEKYDNKKNETIEKKKKEEKAKQKAEKEARKEEKRIAKEEEKLAKMLAKEEKKRGKREAKEALLAHEGGNGLK; this is encoded by the exons ATGCCCTTCGGCCGGAAGTCACCGCTGGAGGCACTGGCCATGCCGGGTGCCATTATTGCGTACAAATACAGCCAGTTCCGGCAGCGCCGGCGGGAGGCAGCTAATCGGCGCGTGACGGAACGGGAGCTGTCCGCACTGCACACGAAAATC GAAAAACTGCTCAGCAAGCTGGAGGAAAGCGAACTGGAACCGCCAACATCGCAGGAGGATGAGTGCGTCATCTGCATCAATGCACGCGCCACGATGCAGACGTCACCGTGCGGGCATCGGGTCGTGTGCCGCCGGTGCTTCGTCAAAACGATCCAAAGTGCTGTGGCGCAACGGTTGCTGCCGTTGCGGTGTGTCATCTGCAG GGCTAGAATCAATCGTCTTACGTCAGGGTCGACCTCTTGGCGCTTGCAAGGTTCGGCCAGCACGTACTCGATGGGCAGCAAGAGCTGGAGTGTGCCGGGGTCGGCCAGCTCGTACAGCGTCGATGCACGGGTCACCCAGTCCGCCAGCCTGTACTCGATGAGTTCGGGTTCGTCGTGCGTGTCCGGTATCTCGAACATGTCCAGCTGCTCCGGCACGTCCGGTACGTCCGGTATGTCTTCCACGTCATCGGCCAGCGGTGTTACGGACGGGTCGCTGCATGGCCACAGCCATCGGCACGGCTCGGGCGGGTGTACGGCAAGCTGCAGCACGAGCGGATGTCTTGGGGCCGTGCCACGCAATCCTGCCTACCAGCATTACCACAAAAAGGGACAATACTACATGAAG AGTCGTATTCCGGAGATGCCAAATCGGTTGCCAccgatcattgagttcaaaaGCCCAACACGCCACAGAACACCTTCACCCGCCAATCCGGGCGCACGATTTAA ATACTACACCCAACCCGGCAAACCATCGAACCCGGTCGAATCCATCCCGCTGATGACGGTGGAAAAGATTCCGGGCAAATCGGGCCCCTCCAAGCTCGGCCTAAACGCCAAAATTGCCCCAGTTGCATCGAAATCACcgatcaacaaaacaaacatggcCACGGGCAAACCGGTCACGACGTCGCTCATCACGGCCGTAAACAGCTCCACGCCAAAGGCACGCGTTCTGTCCGCTTCGTCTTCCTCATCGGCTGGCCCATCCGGCCTGAGTGGAGGAGGGGgaggcggtggcggtggtgggaGCAGTAGAGCGGGAGGCTGTGGTGGTGACGGTGGAGGTGCGGGGATgggttgcagcagcagccattCGCTCGTCAGCAAGCAGGACGAAAAGTACGACAATAAGAAGAACGAAACGatcgagaagaaaaagaaggaggaaaaggCCAAACAGAAGGCGGAAAAGGAGGCCCGGAAG GAGGAAAAACGCATTGCCAAAGAGGAGGAAAAGCTCGCGAAGATGCTCGCCAAGGAGGAGAAAAAGCGTGGCAAGCGGGAAGCGAAAGAGGCGCTCCTAGCACACGAAGGTGGAAATGGGCTAAAGTAA
- the LOC118507983 gene encoding lipase member H gives MVLSEGQLALCTVFTLWLGGLPLMYSPAPRGDCDNCCPIREPKDIQFFLFTRENPDTGDTLFVSDKKHLRASHLNRTNPLVIYLHGFSERAPGGTGESSKQMKDALLAADDYNVVLVDWSPLTALPWYVNSVQNGPRVGRYIARFVRFLVLSEFPLEKIHLIGFSLGAEVAGFAGKTLNEWGLKLPRITGLDPAFPLYVFEKASQRLSPKDAEFVDVIHTDGGLLGYPWPLGHVDFYPNGGVPLQPGCAQQELAKNRWLGVFIGCSHARAWQYFAESLTRPQAFLCERCELNETTGGSAASRSSRDTGNCTMTKDVFMGMYTDRTLRGRFYLSTNPQPPFGKNLMPQEAQQLQKRQLQQRKS, from the exons ATGGTGCTGAGCGAAGGACAGCTGGCACTGTGCACCGTGTTCACCCTATGGTTGG GCGGTCTACCGTTGATGTACTCACCAGCTCCGCGCGGTGACTGTGATAATTGCTGTCCCATAAGAGAACCAAAGGATAtacagtttttccttttcacaaG AGAAAACCCGGACACCGGTGACACATTGTTCGTGTCGGACAAGAAGCACCTGCGGGCGTCCCACCTGAACCGCACCAATCCGCTGGTCATCTATCTGCACGGCTTCTCCGAGCGGGCACCGGGCGGTACCGGCGAAAGCAGCAAGCAGATGAAAGATGCGCTGCTGGCGGCGGACGACTACAATGTGGTGCTGGTAGACTGGAGCCCGCTGACCGCGCTGCCGTGGTACGTCAACTCGGTGCAGAATGGGCCGCGCGTCGGACGGTACATTGCCCGGTTCGTACGGTTTCTGGTGCTGTCCGAGTTTCCGCTCGAGAAGATACATCTGATCGGGTTCAGTCTCGGCGCGGAGGTGGCCGGATTTGCTGGCAAAACGCTCAACGAATGGGGTCTAAAGCTGCCTCGCATTACCG gtctggatccgGCCTTCCCACTGTACGTGTTCGAGAAAGCTTCCCAGCGTCTTAGCCCGAAGGATGCGGAGTTTGTGGACGTCATCCACACGGACGGTGGCCTGCTGGGCTATCCGTGGCCACTCGGGCACGTGGACTTCTACCCGAACGGGGGTGTCCCGTTGCAGCCCGGTTGTGCCCAGCAGGAGCTGGCCAAGAACCGTTGGCTGGGTGTATTCATTGGCTGCAGCCATGCCCGTGCCTGGCAATATTTTGCCGAATCACTCACCCGACCCCAGGCGTTCTTGTGCGAGCGTTGTGAGCTGAACGAAACGACCGGTGGATCGGCAGCGTCACGATCGTCCCGGGACACGGGCAACTGCACCATGACGAAGGACGTGTTCATGGGCATGTACACCGACCGTACGCTGCGGGGACGGTTCTACCTGAGCACGAACCCGCAGCCCCCGTTCGGGAAGAACCTTATGCCGCAGGAGGCACAGCAACTGCAGAAACGACAGCTGCAGCAGCGAAAATCTTAG